A region from the Rufibacter sp. DG15C genome encodes:
- a CDS encoding cation-translocating P-type ATPase — protein sequence MATLTKPTKGVVKETFPVEGMTCAACAGSVESMLQAQPGVQSAAVNFAGKTVLVEYAPGTDLSSLQKALQSVGYDLLIQKEEATPEAQQAREQEAYAQIKSKTVWAILLSLPVAVIGMFFHHLPYGNWIMLPLSIPVVFWFGRSFFINAFKQARHGKANMDTLVALSTGIAFLFSAFNTIYPQFFLDRGLEPHVYYEAATVIIAFILLGKLLEERAKSRTSGAIKKLMGLQPKSVKALRNGQEIELPIEQVLVGDLLIIRPGEKIPVDGKVLSGTSYLDESMISGEPMAVEKNAGDQVFTGTINQKGSLQITAEKIGAQTLLAQIIKMVQEAQGSKAPVQKLTDKVAGIFVPVVMGIALLSFAAWYFLGGDNATTHALLALITVLIIACPCALGLATPTAIMVGVGRGAENGILIKDAESLETAHKLTAIVLDKTGTITKGKPEVTDLLWTALSEKQAELASVLLAMENQSEHPLAEAVSKHLTAEGVKAVTLDHFESVTGRGVQAQHQGQTYWLGNEKLMQENNLRFSPDLQETAQKLKSEAKTVVYAATQDEVVALIAIADAIKDTSHQAVQELQALGLQVYMLTGDNAQTAAAVAKQVGLQHYKAEVMPQDKADFIIELQAQGQVVGMVGDGINDSQALALADVGIAMGRGTDIAMDVAKITLMHSDLSSIAKAIKLSKATVRTIHQNLFWAFIYNVIGIPVAAGLLYPIWGFLLDPMLAGAAMALSSVSVVTNSLRLRSLKL from the coding sequence ATGGCAACACTCACCAAACCAACAAAGGGCGTCGTGAAAGAGACCTTCCCGGTGGAGGGCATGACCTGCGCGGCCTGCGCCGGAAGCGTGGAGTCCATGCTCCAGGCCCAGCCCGGCGTGCAGAGCGCGGCGGTGAACTTCGCGGGTAAGACCGTGCTGGTGGAATACGCCCCGGGCACCGACCTCTCCTCTTTACAAAAGGCCCTGCAGAGCGTAGGCTATGACCTACTCATCCAGAAAGAAGAAGCCACCCCAGAAGCCCAGCAAGCCCGCGAGCAGGAAGCCTACGCACAGATCAAAAGCAAAACCGTTTGGGCTATTCTGCTGTCATTGCCGGTGGCCGTCATAGGCATGTTCTTCCACCACCTACCCTACGGCAACTGGATCATGTTACCCCTCTCCATTCCGGTGGTATTCTGGTTTGGCCGGAGCTTTTTCATCAACGCGTTCAAGCAGGCCAGGCACGGCAAGGCCAACATGGACACCTTGGTGGCCCTGAGCACCGGCATCGCGTTTCTGTTCAGCGCCTTTAACACCATCTATCCGCAATTTTTCTTAGATAGAGGATTAGAGCCGCACGTGTACTATGAGGCGGCCACCGTCATCATCGCGTTCATTCTTTTGGGCAAACTGCTGGAGGAACGGGCTAAATCCCGGACCTCGGGGGCCATTAAAAAGCTGATGGGCTTGCAACCTAAATCGGTGAAGGCTTTGCGCAACGGCCAGGAGATTGAACTGCCTATTGAACAAGTGTTGGTAGGGGATTTGCTGATCATCAGGCCCGGCGAGAAGATCCCCGTGGATGGCAAAGTGCTGAGCGGAACTTCTTACCTGGATGAAAGCATGATCAGCGGCGAACCCATGGCCGTGGAGAAGAACGCCGGCGACCAGGTTTTTACCGGCACCATCAACCAGAAAGGTAGTCTGCAGATTACCGCTGAGAAGATTGGCGCCCAGACGCTGCTGGCGCAGATCATCAAAATGGTGCAGGAGGCGCAAGGGTCTAAAGCCCCCGTACAGAAACTGACGGACAAAGTGGCGGGTATCTTCGTACCGGTGGTGATGGGGATTGCGCTGTTGAGCTTCGCGGCCTGGTACTTTTTGGGCGGTGACAATGCCACCACACATGCCTTGCTAGCCTTGATTACCGTCTTGATCATTGCTTGTCCGTGTGCCTTGGGTTTGGCTACGCCTACCGCCATCATGGTGGGCGTGGGCCGTGGCGCGGAAAATGGCATCCTCATTAAAGACGCCGAAAGCCTGGAAACCGCCCACAAGCTCACGGCCATCGTCTTGGACAAAACGGGCACCATCACCAAAGGCAAACCCGAAGTCACCGACCTGCTCTGGACCGCACTCTCAGAAAAACAGGCAGAGCTTGCCAGCGTGCTCTTGGCCATGGAAAACCAAAGCGAGCACCCTTTAGCCGAGGCCGTGTCCAAGCACTTGACTGCTGAGGGAGTCAAAGCGGTTACCTTAGACCATTTTGAAAGCGTGACCGGCCGCGGCGTACAGGCGCAGCACCAGGGGCAAACGTATTGGCTGGGCAACGAAAAGCTGATGCAGGAGAACAACCTCCGTTTTTCACCTGATTTACAGGAAACAGCCCAAAAACTAAAGTCAGAGGCCAAGACTGTAGTCTACGCCGCCACGCAAGATGAAGTGGTGGCGCTCATTGCCATCGCTGATGCTATTAAAGACACCTCACACCAAGCCGTGCAGGAGTTACAGGCCTTAGGCTTACAAGTCTACATGCTCACCGGCGACAATGCCCAAACAGCCGCCGCAGTGGCCAAGCAGGTAGGTTTGCAACACTACAAAGCTGAGGTGATGCCGCAAGACAAAGCCGATTTCATAATAGAACTGCAGGCCCAGGGACAAGTGGTGGGCATGGTGGGCGACGGCATCAATGACTCGCAGGCGCTGGCGCTGGCAGACGTGGGCATTGCCATGGGCCGCGGCACCGACATTGCCATGGACGTGGCCAAGATCACGCTCATGCACTCAGACCTCAGTTCCATTGCCAAGGCCATCAAGTTGAGCAAAGCCACCGTACGCACCATCCATCAGAATCTTTTCTGGGCCTTCATTTACAACGTGATTGGCATACCCGTTGCGGCAGGACTTCTCTACCCAATCTGGGGATTTCTGCTGGACCCAATGCTGGCGGGCGCGGCCATGGCCTTGAGCTCAGTGTCTGTGGTGACCAACAGTTTACGGCTGCGTTCGTTAAAATTGTAA
- a CDS encoding NAD(P)/FAD-dependent oxidoreductase: protein MQVPDTFTGSTPLYDVLIIGTGQAGLATGYYLKGQGRHFLIVEAAASIGHSWRSRYDSLTLFTPVEYCQLPGLPLRLPTGHYPSKDQIADYLEQYAQHFQLPIAFRQRVTSVSKRDGVFTVKTNNQTFQARQVVIATGPFQKPYIPSYTTSLNPEVVQLHSAHYRSPSQLPIGPVLVVGAGNSGAQIAVELSRTHAVHLSIRKKLTFSSLKKWGKSVFWWGTKTGALFAPPSTFLGKKLYRQQDVIYGRELEKAIAHGEVKVCPEIAGFEGKEVFFKDGSQLAFHSIIWATGFQPDYSWLQIEDALDRLGAPLQHKGISAMPGLFYVGLSWQTSRSSALLLGAGRDAQFITTQLASNVPYSEAAS from the coding sequence ATGCAAGTACCAGACACCTTTACGGGCTCAACCCCACTGTATGACGTCCTCATTATTGGCACAGGGCAGGCGGGCTTGGCCACAGGCTATTACCTGAAAGGCCAAGGTAGACACTTCTTGATAGTAGAAGCCGCGGCCAGCATAGGTCATTCCTGGCGAAGCCGCTACGATTCCCTGACGCTGTTCACGCCAGTAGAATACTGTCAACTGCCCGGCCTGCCCTTGCGGCTGCCCACAGGCCACTACCCCTCCAAAGACCAAATAGCAGACTACTTGGAGCAATATGCCCAGCATTTTCAACTACCTATCGCCTTCAGGCAAAGAGTGACCTCCGTTTCCAAAAGGGATGGCGTATTTACAGTAAAAACCAACAACCAGACGTTTCAGGCCAGGCAAGTAGTTATCGCCACGGGACCATTCCAGAAACCCTACATCCCCAGTTACACCACTTCGCTTAATCCAGAAGTAGTGCAACTGCACAGCGCTCATTACCGCAGCCCAAGCCAGTTGCCTATCGGGCCGGTGCTGGTGGTAGGCGCTGGAAACTCTGGCGCGCAGATTGCCGTGGAACTGTCCCGAACCCATGCCGTGCACTTGTCCATCCGGAAGAAGCTTACGTTTTCCTCGTTGAAAAAATGGGGCAAGAGCGTCTTTTGGTGGGGCACTAAAACCGGGGCCTTGTTTGCTCCTCCTTCTACGTTCCTGGGTAAAAAGCTGTACCGCCAGCAAGACGTCATCTATGGCCGAGAACTGGAAAAGGCAATTGCCCACGGTGAGGTGAAAGTTTGTCCAGAGATTGCTGGCTTTGAAGGTAAAGAGGTATTCTTTAAAGATGGAAGCCAACTCGCCTTCCACAGCATCATCTGGGCCACCGGCTTTCAACCTGATTATTCCTGGCTACAAATAGAAGATGCTTTAGACCGACTGGGCGCGCCCCTGCAGCACAAAGGCATCAGTGCGATGCCGGGCTTGTTCTACGTGGGGCTCTCCTGGCAAACCTCCCGCAGCTCTGCCCTGCTCCTGGGAGCCGGCCGCGACGCCCAGTTTATCACAACGCAACTCGCCAGCAACGTCCCCTATTCTGAGGCTGCTAGTTAA
- a CDS encoding four-helix bundle copper-binding protein → MRTEYKPAIDALLACIAACDHCATACLQEEEVKKMARCIHLDLDCADYCGLAASFLSKGSEHARLVLRQCVEICEACAVECERHAHEHCIACAQACRNCIEACQELIPKSDPLSELLAAASSSESA, encoded by the coding sequence ATGCGTACCGAGTATAAACCGGCCATTGATGCCCTATTGGCCTGTATTGCGGCCTGCGACCATTGTGCCACCGCCTGCCTCCAGGAAGAAGAGGTCAAGAAAATGGCGCGCTGTATTCACCTGGACCTGGACTGCGCCGACTACTGCGGACTGGCGGCCTCGTTCCTGTCCAAAGGTTCCGAACACGCCCGTCTGGTGCTCAGGCAGTGCGTTGAAATCTGCGAGGCCTGCGCCGTGGAGTGTGAACGCCATGCCCACGAGCATTGTATAGCCTGCGCCCAAGCTTGCAGAAACTGCATTGAAGCATGCCAGGAACTCATCCCCAAATCAGACCCCTTAAGTGAACTGTTGGCCGCGGCCAGTAGCTCAGAATCAGCATAA
- a CDS encoding cation diffusion facilitator family transporter → MEHSHSHSHAHALPAGGNLNKAFGWGIALNILFVLVEAGAGWYYNSLALLTDAGHNLTDVVSLLLAFFAIKLSQRKPTERFTYGYGKTTTLVSLLNAILLMLAVGAIGWEAIGRLGTSPELNGAAISIVAVIGIAINAGTALLFFRNKEHDINVKGAYLHMAADALVSLGVVVAGLIMRYTGWFWIDAVLSLIIVGIIVWSTWGLLKESLRLSLDAVPQGIDLKAIQTYLRQVPGVEQIHDLHVWAMSSTENSLTAHLVVTDAYQDEQLSTIRTELKEHFQIQHVTIQVERGTMPLACEQAEAHH, encoded by the coding sequence ATGGAGCATTCGCATAGTCATTCACACGCGCACGCGTTACCGGCCGGCGGCAATCTGAACAAGGCCTTTGGGTGGGGCATAGCGCTCAATATATTGTTTGTCTTGGTAGAGGCAGGTGCCGGTTGGTACTACAACTCCTTGGCTTTGCTCACAGACGCGGGTCATAACCTCACAGACGTGGTAAGCTTGCTACTAGCCTTTTTTGCGATCAAGCTTTCGCAACGAAAACCTACTGAGCGCTTCACCTACGGCTATGGCAAAACCACTACCCTAGTCTCCTTGCTCAACGCCATTCTGCTCATGCTGGCCGTGGGCGCCATAGGCTGGGAAGCCATCGGCCGTTTGGGTACGTCGCCTGAACTCAATGGGGCTGCCATTTCTATAGTAGCCGTGATTGGGATTGCCATCAATGCCGGCACCGCCTTGCTTTTCTTCCGGAACAAAGAGCATGACATCAACGTGAAGGGAGCCTACCTGCACATGGCCGCCGATGCACTGGTGAGTCTGGGCGTAGTGGTGGCGGGTCTTATCATGCGCTACACTGGTTGGTTCTGGATTGATGCCGTCTTGAGTTTGATTATTGTGGGCATCATTGTCTGGAGTACCTGGGGCTTACTAAAAGAATCTTTGCGCCTGTCCCTAGACGCCGTGCCGCAGGGCATTGACTTGAAAGCGATTCAAACCTATTTACGCCAAGTGCCCGGAGTGGAGCAAATCCATGATCTGCACGTCTGGGCCATGAGCAGCACCGAGAATTCGCTCACCGCGCATTTAGTGGTCACAGATGCGTACCAAGACGAGCAATTGTCTACCATTAGAACAGAGCTGAAAGAGCATTTTCAGATTCAGCACGTGACCATTCAGGTAGAACGTGGCACCATGCCTTTGGCCTGTGAACAAGCCGAGGCACATCATTAA
- a CDS encoding four-helix bundle copper-binding protein: MHQSQNRTAIDALQECILACEHCASACLQEEDVKMMARCIAMDRDCADVCRLTMMLLARGSEHGKHLLRECIEVCEACAAECGKHHHEPCQQCAEACRRCTEACRSLAA; this comes from the coding sequence ATGCACCAATCACAAAACCGAACCGCCATTGATGCCCTCCAAGAATGTATTTTAGCCTGTGAGCACTGCGCCAGCGCCTGTCTGCAGGAAGAAGACGTGAAAATGATGGCCCGCTGCATCGCCATGGACCGTGACTGCGCCGATGTCTGCCGCCTGACCATGATGCTCTTGGCCCGCGGCTCTGAGCACGGCAAGCACCTATTGCGGGAGTGCATAGAAGTCTGCGAAGCCTGCGCCGCCGAATGTGGCAAACACCACCATGAACCCTGCCAGCAATGCGCAGAAGCGTGTCGTCGTTGCACCGAGGCCTGTCGTTCTCTGGCGGCTTAA
- a CDS encoding AraC family transcriptional regulator encodes MQQLHIKNMVCPRCIATVTEVLSGQGLQVQEVKLGEALVEGEVHTDHLQSALQQHGFELLQEKDEQLTDLIKTTLLEYQQHLEEEYQPITTSVYLAEKLGMSYQHLSKVFSQHTGTTIEKYLIKLKIERVKELISYGELTLSEIAFKLQYSSVQHLSNQFKKVTGVSVTDYKKDPSVARLPLDNLT; translated from the coding sequence ATGCAACAGCTCCACATAAAGAACATGGTTTGCCCGCGGTGCATAGCCACCGTGACAGAGGTGTTGTCTGGACAGGGCTTACAGGTGCAGGAAGTGAAACTAGGCGAGGCGCTAGTGGAGGGCGAGGTGCACACAGACCATTTGCAATCAGCCTTGCAACAGCATGGCTTTGAACTCTTGCAAGAGAAAGACGAACAGCTCACCGACCTCATCAAAACCACTCTGTTAGAGTACCAACAGCATCTGGAGGAGGAATACCAACCCATCACCACTTCGGTGTATCTAGCAGAGAAACTGGGCATGTCTTACCAACATTTAAGCAAAGTCTTCTCCCAGCACACCGGTACCACCATTGAGAAATACCTCATTAAACTCAAGATTGAACGCGTCAAAGAACTCATCTCTTATGGAGAGCTGACTTTGAGCGAAATTGCCTTCAAGCTGCAATACAGCAGCGTGCAGCACCTGTCCAACCAGTTTAAGAAAGTGACGGGCGTCTCTGTGACAGACTACAAAAAAGACCCGTCTGTAGCGCGCCTCCCGCTGGACAACCTTACCTAA
- a CDS encoding thioredoxin family protein, which translates to MEANPNVITPEVLAQGLSFSHYMDQVREAVAQNRTTGLEQSRLLTDVTKNNVAIMERTYQTPLLPELVHLVQSLPTPMIWLIITEGWCGDAAQNVPILAAIAEKSSHITFLTILRSEHPAVMDAYLTNGGKSIPKLICLDARTLQPLGSWGPRPQALQEAILPLKKSNLHILETIRLAQEISDADQGQSLQKELLTFIPAWVQAAQSL; encoded by the coding sequence ATGGAAGCCAACCCCAATGTGATCACCCCAGAAGTATTAGCCCAAGGCCTTTCCTTCTCTCACTACATGGACCAGGTGCGCGAGGCCGTGGCCCAGAACAGAACCACCGGACTGGAGCAGTCACGCCTTCTAACGGATGTCACCAAGAACAACGTGGCCATCATGGAGCGCACCTACCAGACGCCTCTTCTACCCGAGTTGGTGCACCTGGTGCAGAGCCTCCCTACGCCTATGATTTGGCTGATCATCACCGAAGGCTGGTGCGGGGACGCGGCGCAGAACGTGCCTATCTTGGCGGCCATTGCAGAGAAATCTTCACACATCACGTTCCTGACCATCCTGCGCTCAGAGCACCCGGCAGTCATGGACGCCTACTTGACCAACGGCGGAAAAAGCATTCCCAAGCTTATCTGCTTGGATGCCCGTACCCTGCAGCCCTTGGGTTCATGGGGACCGCGCCCGCAAGCCTTACAGGAGGCCATTCTGCCGCTCAAGAAAAGTAATCTGCATATTCTGGAAACCATCAGGCTGGCGCAAGAAATCTCAGACGCAGACCAAGGCCAGTCTTTGCAAAAGGAGTTGTTAACGTTTATCCCGGCGTGGGTGCAGGCCGCCCAGTCCCTATAA
- a CDS encoding YncE family protein codes for MNVFSLKKQFLYLVLASGLVFTSSCEDDNDETSAFRDGVFVTNEGQFNSVNAEVSFISRDGKTVLPDLFNQVNNRPLGDAAQSMTFIGDKAYIAVNNSKKIEVVDARTFASTGVINNLLIPRYIVALNNNKAYVTEYVDYGVNGRVSVLDLTKNTVTKSIGVGELPEGMVLHNGKLYVANGGGSTVTIINTTNDEEETTIEVGNGPSHMVLDANNKIWVIRGGYGEPGALVKIDPANNNAVTSFPIPGSGLLTLNGSKNTLYYSAAGKIYSMSINATTTPTTPLISRNPYGLGIDPVSNRLYLGVGGYTSNGWVVRYETTGSRIDSFQVRVLPNGFTFR; via the coding sequence ATGAACGTATTTTCCCTTAAAAAACAGTTTCTCTATTTGGTCCTAGCCAGCGGGCTGGTGTTCACGTCTTCCTGTGAGGATGACAATGACGAAACGTCTGCCTTCAGAGACGGGGTCTTTGTCACCAATGAAGGCCAGTTCAACAGCGTCAATGCAGAGGTGAGCTTTATCTCCCGCGATGGCAAAACCGTGCTTCCAGACCTTTTTAACCAAGTAAACAACCGTCCCTTGGGAGACGCGGCCCAGTCCATGACCTTTATTGGGGACAAAGCCTATATTGCCGTCAACAACAGCAAGAAGATTGAAGTGGTGGATGCCCGCACCTTTGCCTCAACCGGCGTCATCAACAACTTGCTTATTCCCCGCTACATTGTGGCCCTCAACAACAACAAGGCCTATGTAACCGAGTATGTGGACTATGGCGTGAACGGCCGCGTGTCAGTCTTAGACCTTACCAAAAACACGGTAACCAAGTCCATTGGCGTGGGTGAATTGCCCGAGGGAATGGTATTGCACAACGGCAAACTGTACGTGGCCAATGGTGGCGGCTCTACCGTGACCATCATCAACACTACCAACGACGAGGAAGAGACTACCATAGAAGTAGGCAACGGACCTTCGCACATGGTGCTGGATGCCAACAACAAAATCTGGGTGATTAGAGGCGGCTACGGAGAGCCTGGTGCGCTGGTAAAGATTGACCCAGCCAATAACAACGCGGTGACGTCTTTTCCCATCCCAGGCTCTGGGCTGTTGACGCTCAATGGCAGCAAGAACACACTTTACTATTCGGCGGCTGGTAAGATCTACAGCATGTCCATCAACGCTACTACCACGCCTACTACTCCTTTGATTAGCCGAAATCCCTATGGACTAGGCATTGACCCAGTTTCTAACAGACTGTACTTGGGCGTGGGCGGCTATACCTCCAATGGCTGGGTGGTGCGCTATGAAACCACCGGGTCCAGGATTGACTCGTTCCAGGTGCGGGTGCTGCCCAACGGGTTTACCTTTAGATAG
- a CDS encoding TonB-dependent receptor: MVRHFFTCLIGTLGLGAITPLATAAQALLPDTLQVNPIDITGTKYTRFAAGTKLETVDTLLLQRQPGLTLADVLQQRSGLYLKSYGNGMTATVAFRGTTASHTAVLWNGFNISLPTLGLSDFALLPPAAHSMVTLQHGPSGALHGSGAIGGAVLLESSISFVSHQTLRVQQEEGSFGHHRTAMNGSFGNEKVAIHSSFTKTSSTNNFKFRDLTQFGRPWQEQENAAFDQSSFSQDVQIKLSPTQHISARGWWVKTHRQVQPPMGSANTNAQQDDENLRLMAEWQGQIAKGTTTVKAAYFKDRLDYRDNGLLSLSTVNTLQSQLEHERALLPNLLLQLGSEAQVFRAEVDGYGDSQKENRFSAYAWLRYDPLERLQISLNVRQAWVQGFNPPVTPTLGANFLLSEKETGTLTLKANVSRSYRVPTLNDRFWRPGGNLNLLPESGWGYEAGITQSYIQNHLTGNTELTLYRLKVEDWIQWQPSSTGNYSEPVNLKTVRGHGLELDTKWKYQATPLWTLSGEAAYGYTISQQALPNARAELQDRQLFYVPKHKVAGWVEAKFKDWWLAVDGTFTSRRYTDQDNDNWLEPYALANASAGKTLRWASFEAQLMAQVQNLTNTAYQTMAYRAMPPRHFRISLALQWAKRP; encoded by the coding sequence ATGGTACGTCACTTTTTTACGTGTTTAATTGGTACGCTGGGACTTGGAGCCATAACGCCTCTGGCTACCGCTGCGCAGGCATTGCTGCCAGACACCTTACAGGTGAACCCCATTGACATCACCGGCACCAAGTACACCCGTTTTGCCGCCGGCACCAAGCTGGAGACCGTAGACACCCTTCTCTTGCAACGGCAGCCCGGCCTTACCTTGGCAGACGTCCTGCAACAGCGCAGCGGCCTATACCTGAAAAGCTACGGCAACGGCATGACCGCCACGGTGGCCTTTAGAGGAACCACTGCCAGTCATACCGCCGTGCTGTGGAATGGCTTTAACATTTCCCTGCCAACCTTGGGCCTCTCAGACTTCGCGCTACTGCCTCCTGCTGCCCACAGTATGGTGACGCTGCAACACGGACCCAGCGGCGCCTTGCATGGTTCTGGTGCCATTGGCGGCGCGGTGCTATTAGAAAGTTCTATCTCCTTTGTGTCCCACCAAACCTTGCGCGTGCAGCAGGAAGAAGGCAGTTTTGGCCACCACCGAACAGCTATGAATGGGTCTTTTGGAAACGAAAAAGTCGCCATCCATTCCTCCTTTACCAAAACCAGCTCTACCAACAATTTCAAGTTCAGGGACCTTACCCAGTTCGGGCGGCCTTGGCAGGAACAGGAGAACGCGGCTTTTGACCAGAGCAGCTTTTCCCAGGACGTGCAGATTAAGCTTAGCCCAACGCAGCATATCTCCGCGAGGGGCTGGTGGGTAAAAACGCACCGCCAAGTTCAGCCGCCCATGGGCAGTGCCAATACCAACGCTCAGCAAGACGATGAAAACCTGCGCCTCATGGCGGAGTGGCAAGGACAAATCGCCAAAGGCACCACCACTGTCAAAGCCGCCTATTTCAAAGACCGGTTGGATTACAGAGATAATGGCCTGCTGTCTTTGTCCACCGTCAACACCCTCCAGAGCCAATTAGAACATGAACGCGCCTTGCTGCCCAACCTCTTGCTGCAGCTAGGATCAGAAGCCCAAGTATTCAGAGCCGAAGTGGACGGGTACGGAGATTCACAGAAGGAAAACCGCTTCTCTGCCTATGCCTGGCTGCGCTATGACCCGTTGGAGAGACTACAAATAAGTTTGAATGTTCGGCAGGCCTGGGTGCAAGGATTCAATCCGCCGGTGACACCCACGCTGGGAGCCAATTTCCTGCTTTCAGAAAAGGAGACCGGCACACTCACGCTCAAAGCCAATGTTTCTAGAAGCTACCGCGTGCCCACGCTCAATGACCGCTTCTGGCGGCCGGGCGGCAACCTAAATCTACTACCTGAGAGCGGCTGGGGCTATGAAGCTGGTATAACGCAATCTTATATTCAGAACCATTTGACGGGAAATACAGAACTCACCTTGTACAGATTAAAAGTAGAGGACTGGATTCAATGGCAACCCTCTAGCACTGGTAACTATTCTGAGCCTGTGAACTTAAAGACAGTGCGCGGTCACGGGCTGGAGCTGGACACCAAATGGAAGTACCAAGCCACTCCTCTGTGGACCCTGTCTGGCGAGGCAGCCTACGGCTATACCATCTCACAGCAGGCCCTGCCCAACGCCCGGGCTGAACTTCAAGATCGGCAGTTGTTCTATGTACCCAAGCACAAAGTGGCTGGCTGGGTAGAGGCTAAGTTCAAAGACTGGTGGCTGGCGGTAGACGGCACCTTTACCAGCCGACGCTACACAGACCAGGACAATGACAACTGGCTGGAGCCATATGCGCTAGCCAACGCTTCTGCAGGCAAAACCCTACGGTGGGCTTCGTTTGAGGCACAGCTAATGGCACAGGTCCAGAACCTCACCAACACCGCCTACCAGACCATGGCCTACCGGGCTATGCCGCCTCGGCATTTCAGAATCTCATTGGCGCTGCAATGGGCCAAACGTCCTTAA
- a CDS encoding GAF domain-containing protein, translating into MPIIPENEEQRVAKLRSLDILDTHQEEGPFKHIASMAARMFNVPIALVNLVDRDFVYTKASHGLDNPTPVPRGTSLCSLAILREDVTVFENALEEPCLLANPMVTGEFGLRFYAAATLTTSDGHNIGALCIVDQESRTFSDIDQRILENLASIITEEIQKINKTS; encoded by the coding sequence ATGCCAATTATCCCAGAAAACGAGGAACAGAGAGTTGCGAAGCTTCGCAGCCTGGATATATTAGACACGCACCAAGAAGAAGGACCGTTCAAGCATATTGCCAGCATGGCGGCGCGCATGTTCAACGTGCCCATTGCCTTGGTCAATTTAGTGGACCGTGATTTTGTGTATACCAAAGCCAGCCATGGTTTAGACAATCCAACACCGGTACCCAGAGGCACCAGCCTTTGCTCCTTGGCTATCTTAAGAGAAGACGTCACCGTGTTTGAAAATGCCCTAGAAGAACCGTGCCTGCTAGCCAACCCCATGGTCACCGGCGAGTTTGGCCTCAGGTTTTACGCCGCAGCTACGCTTACCACCAGTGACGGACACAACATTGGCGCCCTTTGCATTGTGGACCAAGAATCCAGAACTTTCTCTGACATTGACCAGCGCATCCTGGAGAACCTAGCCTCCATCATCACAGAGGAAATCCAAAAAATAAACAAAACCAGTTAA
- a CDS encoding DUF4919 domain-containing protein: MKRFFTLLVFSVCLVFMGQAQTISKVDFTKINAAIASPKSKFYYPTLLKRYMANDVTLTTEEYSHLYYGYPKQPGYKPWAVNDKEDELGQLVLYENWPVILSTGTKLLQKDPFNLSVIYLMHMATGELRRAAESKKWLTKFDGLLAAIKASGNGRSPETAVVLVTPRDEYMFLNAAAKLRQDGAAQLVDNKYDLVKLKLPNKLNLTQVYFNIEKALAAKR, encoded by the coding sequence ATGAAACGCTTTTTCACGCTTCTTGTCTTCTCTGTGTGCCTTGTTTTTATGGGACAGGCGCAGACCATCTCTAAGGTAGATTTTACTAAGATCAATGCGGCCATTGCCTCGCCTAAGTCAAAGTTCTACTACCCCACACTGCTAAAACGGTACATGGCCAATGACGTCACGCTCACCACAGAAGAGTATTCGCATTTGTATTATGGCTACCCTAAGCAGCCTGGCTACAAGCCCTGGGCCGTCAATGACAAGGAGGATGAACTGGGGCAGTTGGTGCTGTATGAGAATTGGCCCGTGATTTTATCTACCGGTACCAAGCTCCTGCAGAAAGACCCGTTTAACCTAAGCGTGATTTACCTGATGCACATGGCCACCGGTGAACTAAGAAGAGCTGCTGAGAGTAAGAAGTGGCTTACAAAGTTTGATGGTTTGCTCGCTGCCATCAAGGCCAGCGGCAACGGACGCTCCCCAGAAACGGCGGTGGTGTTGGTGACCCCCCGGGACGAGTACATGTTCTTGAATGCAGCAGCTAAGCTTCGGCAGGATGGGGCTGCGCAACTGGTAGACAATAAATACGACTTGGTGAAGTTGAAACTACCTAACAAGTTGAACCTGACGCAGGTGTATTTTAATATTGAGAAGGCCTTGGCTGCCAAGAGATAA